A part of Marinobacter psychrophilus genomic DNA contains:
- the dnaK gene encoding molecular chaperone DnaK — protein MSRIIGIDLGTTNSCIAVMDGGKVRVIENSEGDRTTPSIIAYTDDNEILVGQSAKRQAVTNPYNTLYAIKRLIGRRFEDDVVQKDIKMVPYKIAKADNGDAWVDVKGQKMAPPQISAEILKKMKKTAEDYLGEKVTEAVITVPAYFNDSQRQATKDAGKIAGLDVKRIINEPTAAALAYGMDKKGGDRTIAVYDLGGGTFDLSIIEIADVDGEHQFEVLATNGDTFLGGEDFDMKIIEFLADQFKKDSGIDLRGDSLAMQRLKEAGEKAKIELSSSQQTDVNLPYITADASGPKHMNVKLTRAKLESLVEDLVQRTLEPCKVALKDSGLSLDQIDEVILVGGQTRMPLVQEKVKEFFGKEARKDVNPDEAVAMGAAIQAAVLSGDVKDVLLLDVTPLSLGIETMGGVATSLIDKNTTIPTKKSQTFSTADDSQTAVTIHVVQGERKQATQNKSLGRFDLADIPPAPRGVPQIEVTFDIDANGILNVSAKDKATGKEQSIVIKASSGLSDEEIEKMVRDAEANADEDRKFEELVQARNQGDAMVHAVRKTLKDAGDKVSDSEKESIEVSVTELEEALKGSDKDDIQAKTEKLTEVSGELAKKMYADQAEQGQPAEGQENAQSNTADDAVDAEFEEVKDDDKR, from the coding sequence ATGAGCAGAATTATCGGTATTGACTTAGGCACAACCAACTCTTGCATCGCCGTTATGGACGGTGGCAAGGTCAGGGTTATTGAAAATTCCGAAGGCGATCGGACTACGCCATCGATAATCGCCTATACCGACGACAACGAAATTCTGGTGGGTCAGTCTGCCAAGCGTCAGGCTGTTACCAACCCGTATAACACTCTTTATGCGATCAAACGTTTAATCGGCCGTCGTTTTGAAGACGATGTTGTGCAAAAAGACATCAAAATGGTGCCTTACAAGATCGCCAAGGCTGATAACGGCGATGCTTGGGTCGATGTAAAAGGCCAGAAAATGGCTCCGCCGCAGATTTCTGCGGAAATTCTGAAGAAAATGAAGAAAACCGCCGAAGATTACTTGGGCGAGAAAGTGACTGAAGCCGTTATTACCGTTCCGGCATACTTCAACGACAGCCAGCGCCAAGCGACCAAAGATGCGGGCAAAATTGCCGGTCTCGACGTTAAGCGTATTATCAATGAGCCGACTGCTGCTGCTCTGGCCTACGGCATGGACAAGAAAGGCGGCGACCGCACCATCGCGGTTTACGACTTGGGCGGTGGTACGTTTGACCTGTCGATCATTGAAATTGCCGATGTAGACGGCGAGCACCAGTTTGAAGTGTTGGCCACGAATGGTGACACCTTCTTAGGCGGCGAAGATTTCGATATGAAAATCATCGAATTTCTGGCCGACCAGTTCAAAAAAGACAGTGGTATTGATCTACGTGGCGACTCATTGGCCATGCAGCGTCTTAAAGAAGCCGGTGAGAAAGCTAAAATCGAGCTTTCCAGTAGCCAGCAGACCGACGTGAACTTGCCGTACATTACCGCTGATGCCAGCGGCCCCAAGCACATGAACGTCAAGTTGACTCGTGCCAAGCTGGAGTCGTTGGTGGAAGACCTGGTACAGCGCACTCTTGAGCCGTGTAAAGTCGCTCTGAAAGACTCGGGTCTGAGCCTCGATCAGATTGACGAGGTGATTCTGGTGGGCGGCCAAACCCGTATGCCGCTGGTGCAGGAAAAAGTAAAAGAGTTCTTCGGTAAAGAAGCTCGCAAAGACGTTAACCCAGATGAAGCCGTTGCTATGGGCGCCGCCATTCAGGCCGCCGTATTGTCTGGCGATGTGAAAGACGTACTGCTGCTGGACGTAACACCTCTGAGCCTGGGTATCGAAACCATGGGTGGTGTTGCCACGTCGCTGATCGACAAGAACACCACGATTCCGACCAAGAAGTCGCAGACTTTCTCTACCGCGGACGACAGTCAAACAGCGGTAACCATTCACGTGGTTCAGGGCGAGCGCAAGCAAGCTACGCAGAACAAGTCACTGGGCCGTTTCGATTTGGCTGATATTCCGCCTGCACCGCGCGGTGTGCCGCAGATCGAAGTGACTTTTGACATCGACGCCAACGGTATTCTGAACGTGTCTGCCAAAGACAAGGCGACCGGTAAAGAGCAGTCTATCGTGATCAAGGCGTCGTCCGGCCTGAGTGATGAAGAAATCGAGAAAATGGTGCGTGACGCCGAAGCAAACGCTGACGAAGACCGCAAGTTTGAGGAGCTGGTTCAAGCCCGCAACCAGGGCGATGCCATGGTTCACGCGGTGCGTAAAACCTTAAAGGACGCTGGCGATAAAGTCAGCGACAGCGAGAAAGAGTCGATTGAAGTTTCTGTAACTGAACTGGAAGAGGCGCTGAAAGGTTCTGATAAGGACGACATCCAGGCTAAGACCGAGAAGCTGACTGAAGTTTCTGGCGAATTGGCCAAGAAGATGTACGCCGATCAGGCGGAGCAGGGCCAGCCGGCGGAAGGGCAGGAAAATGCCCAATCGAACACCGCTGATGACGCTGTTGACGCTGAGTTCGAAGAAGTGAAGGACGACGACAAGCGTTAA
- the grpE gene encoding nucleotide exchange factor GrpE, translating into MSTDEERNEQFVDELQQAVDKAAEENVEAAEGEPESSPSADLEALQAQVQEFQEQVLRSHAEMQNVRRRAENDVEKAHKFAVEKFVKELLPVVDSLEKAVESTEGHESSGDLVASIRQGVELTLDMFLSGLKKFNVERLNPVGEPFDPQYHEAMSMVPAPNAEPNSVVAVMQKGYLLNGRVVRPAMVMVAKPQDAPKIDEQA; encoded by the coding sequence ATGAGCACTGACGAAGAACGCAACGAGCAATTTGTAGATGAGCTGCAACAAGCCGTAGACAAAGCCGCAGAAGAAAACGTAGAAGCAGCCGAGGGAGAGCCAGAAAGCTCGCCATCCGCCGACCTTGAAGCACTGCAGGCGCAGGTCCAAGAGTTTCAGGAGCAGGTGCTGCGTTCGCATGCAGAAATGCAGAATGTACGCCGTCGCGCTGAGAACGACGTTGAAAAAGCCCACAAATTTGCGGTAGAAAAGTTCGTCAAGGAACTGTTGCCGGTGGTAGACAGTCTGGAAAAAGCGGTTGAAAGCACCGAAGGCCATGAATCTTCCGGCGACTTGGTGGCGTCCATTCGCCAAGGCGTAGAGCTTACCCTCGATATGTTCTTGTCTGGCCTCAAGAAGTTTAACGTTGAGCGCCTGAATCCTGTCGGCGAACCGTTTGATCCGCAATACCATGAGGCGATGTCTATGGTGCCAGCGCCCAACGCCGAGCCAAACAGCGTGGTTGCGGTTATGCAGAAAGGCTATTTGTTGAATGGCAGGGTTGTACGGCCAGCCATGGTGATGGTGGCCAAGCCTCAAGATGCACCAAAAATTGATGAGCAGGCTTGA
- the recN gene encoding DNA repair protein RecN, with protein MLTQLTVSNYAIAERVELHFHKGMTALTGETGAGKSIVLDALGLAMGGRADAGAVRYGAKRADITATFDISAITAARSWLEQQELDDHNDCILRRAISRDGRSRAYINGQPCPLSHLKELGGLLMDIHSQHQHQSLLRKDTHRTLLDEYAGADELAGQTRQAWSRWNKTRQKMVERQNNADETEARLQLLRYQVEELDRLNLQELEQQQLEQQQQELSQADTILHHSNQAALLCSEDDTSAAALVRQVLQQLGQLPTEIPALADTLQMLGEAQIQISEAGDNLRRFVDDYEADPQHLAEIEDRLSAIYQMARKHRIMPEQLFELHQRLNGELADLDGGAGSLEQLQAELDEQLLEYNALADELTQLRRQVAVNLDVRVAAELAQLSMPNVQFVTQLADNRDEPAAHGHEDIEFLVSANPGQPARPLAKVASGGELSRISLAIQVVVAQTSTTPTLVFDEVDVGIGGGTAEVVGKLLRALGENGQVLCVTHLPQVAAQCHQHLFVSKFTEQEATFSKIETLDDQGRISEVARMLGGVDMTEQTIAHAKEMYSKGQATHH; from the coding sequence ATGCTCACACAGCTAACGGTTTCCAATTACGCCATCGCGGAACGGGTGGAACTGCACTTCCATAAAGGCATGACCGCCCTTACCGGGGAAACCGGTGCCGGCAAATCGATTGTGCTGGATGCGCTTGGCCTTGCCATGGGAGGACGCGCAGACGCCGGCGCCGTGCGTTATGGTGCGAAGCGGGCTGACATTACCGCCACCTTCGATATTTCAGCTATTACGGCTGCGCGCAGTTGGCTGGAACAGCAAGAGTTGGACGATCATAACGACTGCATTTTACGCCGCGCCATCAGCCGCGACGGCCGCTCCCGCGCCTACATCAACGGCCAACCCTGCCCGCTAAGCCACTTGAAAGAACTGGGTGGCCTGCTAATGGACATTCACAGCCAGCACCAACATCAATCCTTACTGCGCAAGGATACCCACCGCACCTTGCTGGATGAATACGCCGGGGCCGATGAACTGGCAGGGCAAACCCGTCAAGCCTGGAGTAGGTGGAATAAAACCCGCCAAAAAATGGTCGAGCGCCAAAACAACGCCGATGAAACTGAGGCCCGACTGCAACTGTTGCGCTATCAAGTAGAAGAGCTGGATCGCCTGAATCTGCAAGAGCTAGAGCAGCAGCAGCTGGAACAGCAACAACAGGAGTTAAGCCAGGCTGACACCATTTTGCACCATAGCAATCAGGCGGCTTTACTGTGCTCAGAAGACGACACCAGCGCTGCCGCACTGGTGCGCCAGGTGCTCCAGCAACTTGGGCAGCTGCCAACGGAAATTCCAGCGCTGGCCGACACTCTGCAAATGCTGGGCGAAGCGCAGATACAAATCAGCGAAGCCGGCGACAATCTGCGCCGCTTTGTTGATGATTACGAAGCCGACCCGCAGCACCTTGCAGAAATAGAAGATCGCTTGAGTGCGATTTATCAGATGGCGCGCAAGCATCGCATCATGCCCGAACAACTGTTCGAGCTGCACCAGCGGCTGAACGGCGAGCTGGCCGATCTGGACGGCGGCGCAGGCAGTCTGGAGCAGCTTCAGGCAGAATTGGACGAGCAGCTACTGGAATACAACGCGCTGGCCGATGAACTGACACAGTTGCGCCGGCAAGTGGCGGTAAATCTGGACGTCCGCGTAGCAGCAGAATTGGCTCAACTGAGCATGCCTAATGTGCAGTTTGTAACGCAGCTGGCCGACAACCGTGACGAACCGGCGGCTCATGGCCACGAAGACATCGAATTTCTGGTTAGCGCCAATCCCGGCCAGCCAGCGCGACCACTGGCGAAAGTCGCCTCGGGCGGCGAGCTTTCGCGGATCAGTCTGGCCATTCAAGTGGTGGTAGCGCAAACCTCTACCACACCGACACTAGTGTTCGACGAAGTAGACGTGGGGATTGGCGGTGGCACCGCCGAAGTCGTTGGCAAACTACTGCGGGCACTCGGCGAAAACGGCCAGGTGTTGTGTGTCACCCACTTGCCACAAGTGGCAGCCCAGTGCCATCAACACCTGTTCGTTAGCAAGTTCACAGAGCAGGAAGCCACCTTCTCGAAAATTGAAACCCTGGACGATCAGGGCCGGATCAGCGAAGTCGCCCGTATGCTGGGCGGCGTAGATATGACAGAACAGACCATTGCCCACGCCAAAGAAATGTACAGCAAGGGACAGGCTACCCATCACTGA
- the fur gene encoding ferric iron uptake transcriptional regulator, which yields MPSENAELRKVGLKVTLPRVKIFGILESATQHHMSAEDVYKKLLEQGDDVGLATVYRVLTQFESAGLVLRHNFEGGHAVFEMASEDHHDHIVCTETGKVIEFFDQVIEDRQQIIAAEHGYEIVDHSLTLYVKPIKP from the coding sequence ATGCCATCTGAAAACGCCGAATTACGAAAAGTCGGTCTGAAGGTTACTCTTCCACGGGTTAAAATCTTCGGTATTCTTGAAAGCGCCACGCAGCACCACATGAGCGCAGAAGATGTCTATAAAAAGCTTCTGGAACAGGGTGACGATGTAGGGCTGGCGACCGTTTACCGTGTATTGACCCAATTTGAATCAGCGGGCCTGGTGCTGCGGCACAACTTTGAAGGCGGCCATGCTGTATTCGAAATGGCGAGCGAAGACCATCACGACCATATCGTATGTACCGAAACGGGAAAAGTCATCGAGTTTTTTGATCAGGTTATTGAAGATCGCCAGCAAATCATTGCAGCCGAGCACGGTTATGAGATTGTCGATCACAGCCTGACGTTGTATGTAAAACCCATCAAGCCATAA
- a CDS encoding outer membrane protein assembly factor BamE: MQKLIALILTLFLAGCAFPGVYKINVQQGNIVTNEELAALTEGMPRSQVRAVMGTPLMLNPVDTSREYYVYTFQRAGGDIEEQRIIVYYDDDRFSRYEAQLLEETPAY; encoded by the coding sequence ATGCAAAAGCTTATAGCTCTTATTCTGACTCTTTTTCTGGCTGGCTGTGCCTTTCCCGGCGTTTACAAAATCAACGTCCAACAAGGCAATATTGTCACCAACGAAGAGCTGGCCGCACTGACGGAAGGCATGCCCCGCAGTCAGGTTCGCGCAGTGATGGGCACACCGCTGATGCTCAACCCTGTTGACACATCAAGGGAATATTACGTTTACACGTTCCAGCGTGCAGGCGGAGACATCGAAGAACAGCGCATTATCGTGTATTACGATGATGACCGTTTCTCCCGCTACGAAGCACAACTGCTGGAAGAAACGCCCGCCTACTAA
- a CDS encoding RnfH family protein, producing the protein MSIRIEVAYALPERQEIVTVDVPEGTSVLGAVKASSICVRFPGLDPDNAAMGIFGKAIKQPSKHEVHEGDRIELYRPLMIDPKQARLNRAKKQ; encoded by the coding sequence ATGAGCATTCGGATAGAAGTGGCTTACGCGTTGCCTGAACGGCAGGAAATTGTAACGGTGGATGTTCCTGAGGGCACCAGTGTGTTGGGTGCAGTTAAAGCGTCTTCTATCTGTGTGCGGTTCCCGGGGCTGGACCCTGATAACGCTGCCATGGGCATTTTTGGTAAGGCAATAAAACAACCGAGCAAGCATGAGGTGCATGAGGGCGACCGCATCGAACTGTACCGCCCGCTCATGATTGACCCCAAGCAGGCACGATTGAACAGAGCTAAAAAACAGTAG
- a CDS encoding type II toxin-antitoxin system RatA family toxin has translation MAHQIDKTALVWHSAERMFHLVNDVARYPEFLPWCRSASVQQQDEQHVTASMEIAKGGLSHILTTRNQLLMPEVIEMQLVDGPFSNLSGRWHFKPLQNNACKVILTLEFEFSGSLARMTFGPIFNQAANTMVDAFCRRADVVYGESS, from the coding sequence ATGGCTCATCAGATTGATAAAACCGCGTTGGTGTGGCATTCCGCCGAGCGCATGTTTCACTTGGTTAACGACGTAGCCCGTTATCCGGAATTTCTACCGTGGTGTCGCAGCGCCAGTGTGCAGCAGCAAGATGAGCAGCATGTTACTGCTTCGATGGAAATTGCCAAAGGCGGTTTGAGCCATATTCTTACTACGCGCAACCAGCTTTTGATGCCCGAGGTTATCGAAATGCAGTTGGTGGACGGGCCTTTTAGCAATCTTAGCGGGCGCTGGCACTTCAAGCCGTTACAAAATAACGCCTGCAAGGTGATTCTGACCCTGGAGTTTGAGTTTTCCGGATCTTTGGCGCGGATGACTTTTGGGCCCATTTTCAATCAGGCGGCCAATACCATGGTAGACGCGTTTTGCCGGCGGGCCGATGTCGTTTATGGAGAAAGCTCATGA